A section of the Thermotoga caldifontis AZM44c09 genome encodes:
- the uvrA gene encoding excinuclease ABC subunit UvrA, with product MNVIRIKGARVHNLKNIDVEIPKNTITVITGVSGSGKSSLAMDTIYAEGQRRYLESLSAYARQFLGELKKPDVDSIEGLSPAIAIDQKSASHNPRSTVGTTTEVYDHLRVLFAKIGEPHCPSCGRPVEKKSIDEIVKDVFSRFPVSSRIYVLSPIAIDKKGTFKKELQNLASKGFVRVEIDGQIFRIEEVGELDKNKRHTIKLVVDRLVLSETEKHRLADDIEIAFRESNGFVEIRNVDTNESLLFSEHMMCPVCGIGLPEINPKLFSFNNPYGACPNCHGLGYNLQIDPALVVDEHLSIEEGALLPFGHSEYYMPIIRKIVKMFGASTEVPFKELPAIVQEALLYGYGDFEGAVNFLQRRYEQTASEDIKEWIEKNFIVQKVCPVCNGKRLKPEALAVTIRGLNIIDVTNLTIEKAYKFFEDLQASLTERESKIVGDLLTEIKKRLQFMLDVGLGYLTLSRPVNTLSGGEAQRIRLATQIGSGLTGVTYVLDEPTIGLHQRDNIRLINTLKKLKDLGNTVIVVEHDEEIIRNADYIVDLGPFGGERGGKVVFAGTVQSLIENPDGSLTGEYLAGIRKIEFPKVRRKGNGKFLTIVGARHNNLKNITVSFPLGTFICVTGVSGSGKSSLIIDTLYPALMNAIYRTKMPVGEHDRIEGLENVDKVIAIDQSPIGRTPRSNPATYTKVFDDIRELFAMTPEARAKGYTKSRFSFNLKGGRCEACQGHGLVKIEMLFLPDVYVECDVCKGRRYNEETLQVRYRGKNIHEVLEMSVEEALEFFKNVPTIYRTLSLLNEVGLGYIKLGQPATTLSGGEAQRIKLASELRKVATGKTIYILDEPTVGLHFEDVRKLIGVLHRLVDKGNTVIVIEHNLDVIKNADYIIDLGPEGGDEGGYVVATGTPEEVAKVEQSHTARFLREVLNESPKFAHR from the coding sequence TTGAACGTCATCAGAATAAAAGGTGCGCGCGTCCACAATCTGAAGAACATAGATGTTGAGATCCCAAAGAACACCATCACCGTGATCACAGGTGTTTCTGGCTCCGGTAAGTCGTCTCTCGCCATGGACACCATATACGCCGAAGGTCAGCGCAGATACTTAGAATCTCTCTCCGCTTACGCTCGGCAATTCCTTGGAGAACTGAAGAAACCCGATGTGGACAGCATAGAGGGTCTCTCGCCGGCCATAGCGATCGACCAGAAGAGTGCGTCACACAACCCGCGTTCCACCGTTGGCACCACAACGGAAGTGTACGACCATCTCAGAGTGTTGTTCGCCAAGATTGGGGAGCCCCACTGTCCATCCTGCGGGAGGCCGGTCGAAAAGAAGAGCATCGACGAGATCGTCAAGGACGTGTTCTCCAGGTTCCCCGTCTCCTCACGCATTTACGTTCTCTCACCTATCGCGATAGACAAGAAAGGAACGTTCAAAAAGGAACTCCAGAATCTCGCTTCCAAAGGTTTCGTTCGCGTTGAGATAGATGGTCAGATCTTCAGAATTGAAGAGGTCGGAGAGCTCGATAAGAACAAACGGCACACGATCAAACTCGTAGTGGACAGACTGGTGCTGTCAGAAACCGAAAAGCACAGACTCGCGGACGACATCGAAATCGCATTCAGAGAGAGCAACGGTTTTGTCGAGATCAGAAACGTCGATACCAATGAAAGTTTGCTTTTCAGCGAGCACATGATGTGTCCTGTCTGTGGCATCGGACTTCCTGAGATAAACCCCAAGCTCTTCTCTTTCAACAATCCTTACGGAGCGTGTCCAAACTGCCACGGCCTTGGGTACAACCTCCAGATAGATCCTGCACTCGTTGTCGACGAGCATCTGAGCATAGAAGAAGGTGCGTTGCTTCCTTTCGGTCACAGTGAGTACTACATGCCCATCATCAGGAAGATCGTGAAGATGTTCGGTGCCTCCACCGAAGTCCCATTCAAAGAATTGCCTGCGATCGTTCAGGAAGCACTCCTTTACGGTTATGGAGACTTCGAAGGCGCGGTCAATTTTCTGCAGCGACGCTACGAACAGACCGCGTCGGAGGACATAAAAGAGTGGATCGAAAAGAATTTCATCGTTCAGAAGGTTTGTCCCGTTTGCAACGGTAAAAGACTCAAACCCGAGGCGCTCGCCGTCACCATAAGGGGCCTCAACATCATCGACGTGACGAACCTCACCATAGAGAAGGCTTACAAATTTTTCGAAGACCTCCAGGCCTCTCTTACGGAGAGGGAAAGCAAGATCGTTGGAGATCTTTTGACCGAGATAAAGAAAAGACTCCAGTTCATGCTCGACGTGGGACTGGGTTATCTCACCCTCTCACGACCCGTGAACACTCTATCCGGTGGTGAAGCTCAGAGGATCAGGCTCGCCACGCAGATAGGTTCCGGTCTGACCGGTGTGACGTACGTTCTGGACGAGCCAACGATCGGGTTGCACCAGAGAGACAACATCAGACTCATCAACACACTCAAGAAATTGAAGGATCTGGGAAACACCGTGATCGTGGTCGAACACGACGAAGAGATCATAAGGAATGCGGACTACATAGTCGATCTTGGACCTTTCGGTGGCGAGCGTGGTGGCAAGGTCGTGTTCGCTGGCACGGTGCAGAGTCTGATCGAAAATCCAGATGGATCTCTGACGGGAGAGTATCTGGCCGGCATAAGGAAGATAGAATTTCCGAAGGTGCGCAGGAAAGGAAACGGTAAATTCCTGACGATCGTGGGTGCCAGACACAACAACCTGAAGAACATCACCGTCAGTTTTCCACTCGGCACTTTTATATGCGTCACGGGCGTATCTGGTTCTGGGAAATCTTCCCTGATCATCGACACGCTCTATCCTGCGCTGATGAACGCCATCTACAGAACGAAGATGCCCGTTGGCGAGCATGACAGGATAGAAGGCTTGGAGAACGTCGACAAGGTGATCGCCATAGACCAATCGCCCATAGGAAGAACGCCCCGGAGCAACCCCGCCACCTACACGAAGGTTTTTGACGATATCAGAGAGCTGTTCGCGATGACGCCAGAGGCACGCGCAAAGGGTTACACCAAGAGCAGGTTCAGTTTCAACCTGAAAGGGGGCCGCTGTGAGGCCTGCCAAGGGCACGGACTCGTGAAAATAGAAATGCTGTTTTTGCCGGACGTTTACGTCGAGTGCGACGTGTGCAAGGGGAGACGCTACAACGAGGAGACCCTACAGGTCAGATACAGGGGAAAAAACATTCACGAAGTACTCGAAATGTCCGTCGAAGAAGCGCTGGAATTCTTCAAGAACGTTCCAACGATTTACAGAACGCTGAGTTTACTCAACGAGGTTGGACTCGGTTACATCAAACTCGGTCAACCGGCCACGACGCTCTCGGGTGGGGAAGCCCAGAGGATAAAGCTCGCCTCGGAACTGCGGAAAGTTGCCACCGGAAAAACTATCTACATACTCGATGAACCCACGGTGGGTTTACACTTTGAAGATGTGAGGAAACTCATCGGTGTGCTGCACAGGCTCGTCGATAAAGGAAACACCGTCATAGTCATCGAACACAACCTGGACGTGATAAAGAACGCAGACTACATCATCGACCTCGGACCCGAAGGTGGAGATGAAGGAGGTTACGTGGTGGCGACTGGTACACCCGAAGAGGTGGCGAAAGTTGAACAGTCTCACACCGCGAGATTCTTGAGAGAAGTGCTGAACGAAAGTCCTAAGTTTGCACACAGGTGA
- a CDS encoding CehA/McbA family metallohydrolase, with translation MRKFLLVLVLLLFSTSFCYQFYFANLHAHTAYSDGVGTPEEAFEHARRYVHVQAITDHAEYFGQKIDGQDKLLLTKAAAKRATTKDFVALWGFEWTGGVGHINVYCTDEWIDRTRSLKELYEWIVKKRVLAQFNHPIATFGTFYDFEYDPKADEFINLIEVGNGSWRGRIISDEMFSNYVLALKKGWHLGATAGQDNHKGGWGSANDARTVILADELGLESILTALMERRTYASEDKSAKLWFSCGQSVMGSIVETSEAVSFEICYEDDEPLERLYLISESGTVTEWTVNSNHFEAIVDVTPPDANEWYFLYAVQKDGDRIVSSPIWVRASKIYPVNVRFSSSPRTLNLSFDLVNFSDAASNVEVKIVVADRTEELRVFLQPKTKVVVNRSYTDLTPGSAEIRIELAGLIGWKGRAEVLRDSILLDVSHENGESRLTGWLNEACKRFGIVVEKNTTYFKKVPKNRLIVLPLPKKESFPETRQLNDFEIENILRHLEAGGRVVLISYDGAVVDESFVKLVKAIDPDLNLSQTEDRIFLEVRGKEMNYYVSDGFIFAKVNSLQDAIELLEELLR, from the coding sequence ATGCGAAAATTCCTTCTCGTCTTAGTACTTCTTCTTTTCAGCACGAGTTTTTGCTACCAATTTTATTTTGCCAACCTGCACGCGCACACCGCTTACTCGGACGGTGTTGGAACACCCGAGGAAGCCTTCGAACACGCGCGTAGATATGTTCACGTGCAGGCAATAACGGACCATGCAGAGTATTTCGGTCAGAAGATCGACGGTCAGGACAAACTCCTGTTGACAAAAGCCGCCGCAAAGAGGGCAACAACCAAGGATTTCGTTGCACTCTGGGGTTTCGAATGGACCGGGGGAGTCGGTCACATCAACGTGTATTGCACCGATGAATGGATCGACAGAACCAGAAGTTTAAAGGAGCTGTACGAATGGATCGTGAAAAAAAGGGTGCTCGCACAGTTCAACCATCCCATCGCGACGTTCGGCACGTTCTACGATTTCGAATACGATCCAAAGGCCGACGAGTTCATCAACCTGATCGAGGTTGGCAACGGTAGCTGGCGTGGGAGGATCATCAGCGACGAGATGTTCTCCAACTACGTCTTGGCGTTGAAGAAAGGCTGGCACCTCGGTGCAACCGCTGGTCAGGACAACCACAAAGGTGGCTGGGGTTCAGCGAACGATGCCCGCACGGTGATCCTCGCAGATGAACTGGGCCTGGAATCGATCCTGACTGCGCTCATGGAAAGACGTACTTATGCGAGTGAAGATAAAAGCGCAAAACTCTGGTTCTCGTGTGGCCAATCGGTCATGGGATCGATCGTCGAGACGAGCGAGGCTGTTTCGTTTGAAATCTGCTACGAGGACGATGAACCACTGGAAAGACTCTATTTGATCTCAGAGAGCGGAACAGTCACAGAGTGGACAGTGAACAGCAATCACTTTGAGGCAATCGTGGATGTGACTCCACCCGATGCAAACGAGTGGTACTTTCTCTACGCTGTACAGAAAGACGGTGACAGGATCGTCTCGTCACCGATCTGGGTGAGGGCGTCCAAGATATATCCTGTGAACGTGCGATTTTCTTCTTCGCCAAGGACGTTGAATCTCTCTTTCGACCTGGTGAACTTCTCGGATGCAGCTTCAAATGTGGAGGTAAAGATCGTGGTGGCTGACCGAACGGAAGAGCTGAGAGTTTTTTTGCAGCCCAAAACTAAAGTTGTTGTGAACAGATCTTACACCGACCTGACACCAGGTTCGGCAGAAATACGCATTGAACTGGCAGGATTGATCGGCTGGAAAGGGCGTGCCGAAGTACTCAGAGATTCCATCCTCCTCGATGTGAGCCACGAGAACGGCGAATCCAGACTCACAGGATGGTTGAACGAAGCTTGCAAACGTTTCGGAATCGTGGTGGAGAAAAACACAACTTATTTCAAAAAGGTCCCAAAGAATCGTCTCATCGTCCTGCCGTTGCCGAAGAAGGAAAGTTTTCCAGAGACCAGACAGTTGAACGATTTCGAAATCGAGAACATCCTGCGGCACCTCGAAGCAGGTGGAAGAGTGGTGTTGATCTCGTACGATGGGGCCGTTGTTGACGAAAGCTTTGTAAAACTCGTGAAAGCTATCGATCCAGATCTGAACCTATCACAAACCGAGGATCGTATCTTTTTGGAGGTGCGCGGAAAAGAGATGAACTATTACGTTTCAGACGGTTTCATCTTCGCGAAGGTGAACAGTCTGCAAGACGCGATCGAACTGCTGGAGGAATTACTGAGATGA
- the tsaB gene encoding tRNA (adenosine(37)-N6)-threonylcarbamoyltransferase complex dimerization subunit type 1 TsaB — MKIFAIDTSSEQICLAYTDGRNTYSASYVGEQRHLVKLAPLVEDFSRLAGIHFEELDALACGVGPGSLTALRIGIATVQAIACAHAKPVIPVVSSKVMAMNFLFHEGHVVVVKHAREHFVYFSCYQKSEEVLSPKVLSFQEAFELAQGLRNPIFAGDAKQFFQRYGRISPDELEMLRGELLIREAMENQKRGVVVEPHRVEPLYLQKSIAEMNLEKRLGV; from the coding sequence ATGAAAATATTCGCGATCGATACGTCCAGTGAACAGATCTGTTTGGCCTACACCGATGGGAGGAACACCTACTCCGCCTCCTACGTCGGTGAGCAGAGGCACCTGGTCAAATTGGCTCCACTGGTAGAAGACTTTTCAAGGCTTGCCGGGATTCATTTCGAAGAACTCGACGCGCTCGCATGCGGTGTGGGACCTGGAAGCCTGACAGCACTCAGGATAGGCATCGCCACCGTTCAGGCCATCGCGTGCGCTCACGCTAAGCCCGTCATCCCCGTTGTTTCATCGAAAGTCATGGCCATGAACTTTCTTTTTCATGAAGGGCACGTCGTGGTGGTCAAACACGCGCGCGAGCATTTCGTCTATTTCTCGTGCTATCAGAAGTCCGAAGAGGTCCTATCCCCCAAGGTGCTCAGCTTTCAGGAAGCGTTCGAGCTTGCCCAGGGACTGAGGAATCCCATATTCGCTGGCGATGCCAAGCAGTTCTTTCAGCGCTACGGACGGATCAGTCCGGACGAGCTGGAAATGTTGAGGGGAGAACTGTTGATCCGAGAAGCGATGGAAAACCAAAAGCGTGGCGTGGTAGTCGAACCACACCGGGTTGAACCTCTGTACCTGCAAAAATCTATCGCCGAGATGAACCTTGAAAAGCGTCTGGGGGTTTAG
- a CDS encoding ATP-binding protein codes for MEVSYRDLLYRIDHMPRFRTTEEIEPAHGFIGQDRARRAIEQALEIREKGFNVFVVGLPGTGRRSFVNSYLRQVAANLPTPKDWVYVYNFSNPAEPEAISLEPGRGKIFKQDMQQLADEVMEALEKIFESDEYARRKSELEDEYLQKKTQLWEELKQKAAELGFAVQLTPTGVVTIPVHDGKPITPEAFETLPEEVRQTFNENGRKLKLIVEGTLYKSRRLDREYREKLMALDKDAALFTIGTMFEELKNQYESNPHIVRYLSNVQNDILENLAQLRSGEDEVRNAFKKRYSVNLIVDNSAVVGAPVVFERNPTYANLAGKVEYYSKGGMLFTDFTMIKAGAFHRANGGFLILEAENVLRYPYAWEYVKRCLMTEQIIIENLETALGLSSIVSLKPQPIPLNVKVFLISSPRLYYLLQLYDEDAEKLFRIKSEFDWEMELNRESIQKYLGFISSTCCRLNVPHLERQAVEKIMWYSSRIAGDRGKLSMRLGEISSLVREACNIAMKNGSNTVRKWDVDEAIKRREERVNLLQTKYDEHIKSRDLMIETRGSRVGQINGLTVIDLKDHSFGVPVKITAKVHLGEGGLIDIQREVDLSGNIHNKAVLTIEGFFRERYSRHVRLGLTATLSFEQVYSVVEGDSASVAEVLALISAITNVPLRQDIAVTGSMNQHGEVQPVGGVTEKVEGFYRACKLQGLTGTQGVVIPKANLKNLLLKDEVLESIKKGEFHIWTIEHIDEAIELLTGKKAGRVTKDGNFEKGSVNYLVVQALKKAGKIEKRKGAKKRKKNP; via the coding sequence GTGGAAGTGAGCTATCGGGATTTGCTTTACAGAATTGACCACATGCCAAGGTTCAGAACAACTGAAGAGATAGAACCGGCACACGGCTTCATAGGACAGGACAGGGCCCGCAGGGCGATCGAACAAGCGCTTGAAATAAGAGAAAAGGGTTTCAACGTGTTCGTTGTGGGACTGCCAGGTACCGGCAGGAGAAGTTTCGTCAACTCGTATTTGAGACAGGTCGCTGCGAATTTGCCAACCCCGAAAGATTGGGTGTACGTTTACAACTTCTCGAACCCGGCGGAGCCTGAAGCGATCTCGCTCGAACCAGGCAGGGGGAAGATATTCAAACAGGACATGCAACAGCTCGCGGATGAGGTTATGGAAGCACTCGAAAAAATATTCGAGAGTGACGAATATGCGAGGAGGAAATCGGAACTGGAAGACGAATACTTGCAGAAAAAAACGCAGCTCTGGGAAGAGCTGAAGCAGAAAGCCGCAGAACTCGGCTTTGCCGTCCAGTTGACACCGACGGGAGTTGTGACGATACCTGTTCATGATGGAAAACCGATCACACCGGAGGCGTTCGAAACGCTGCCAGAGGAAGTGAGACAAACATTCAACGAGAACGGCAGAAAGTTGAAACTCATTGTGGAAGGAACGCTTTACAAATCACGGAGACTGGATAGAGAATACAGGGAAAAACTCATGGCCCTGGATAAAGATGCCGCTCTTTTCACCATCGGGACCATGTTCGAAGAACTGAAGAACCAGTACGAATCGAATCCACACATCGTACGTTACCTTTCGAACGTTCAGAACGATATACTCGAGAACCTCGCACAGCTCCGAAGCGGAGAAGATGAGGTGCGCAACGCTTTCAAGAAAAGGTACTCGGTGAACCTCATCGTCGACAACTCCGCCGTTGTTGGGGCGCCCGTTGTGTTCGAACGAAATCCGACTTACGCGAACCTGGCTGGTAAGGTCGAATACTACAGCAAAGGTGGGATGCTCTTTACAGACTTCACGATGATCAAAGCGGGAGCCTTTCACCGCGCCAACGGAGGATTCCTCATACTGGAGGCGGAGAACGTACTGAGATATCCGTACGCGTGGGAGTACGTGAAGAGGTGTTTGATGACCGAGCAGATAATCATTGAAAATCTGGAAACAGCGCTGGGCCTTTCGAGTATTGTCTCCCTCAAGCCGCAACCGATACCGCTCAACGTAAAAGTCTTTCTGATCAGTTCACCGAGACTCTATTATCTGCTTCAGCTGTACGACGAGGACGCCGAAAAGCTCTTTCGAATAAAGAGTGAGTTCGACTGGGAGATGGAACTGAACAGGGAGAGCATACAGAAATATCTCGGGTTCATTTCCTCAACCTGTTGCAGGCTCAACGTGCCACACCTCGAAAGACAAGCCGTTGAAAAGATCATGTGGTATTCCTCACGGATCGCGGGTGATAGAGGAAAGCTTTCCATGAGGCTCGGTGAGATAAGCAGTCTCGTGAGGGAAGCGTGCAACATCGCGATGAAAAACGGATCGAACACGGTGAGGAAATGGGACGTGGACGAAGCGATAAAGCGACGAGAAGAGAGAGTGAATCTCCTCCAGACCAAGTACGATGAGCACATCAAATCGCGGGACCTGATGATAGAAACCAGAGGCAGTCGTGTGGGACAAATCAACGGTCTGACAGTGATAGATCTGAAGGATCATTCCTTCGGTGTGCCTGTCAAGATAACGGCGAAGGTTCACTTGGGAGAGGGTGGACTGATAGACATCCAGAGAGAGGTCGATCTGAGTGGCAACATACACAACAAGGCGGTACTGACGATCGAGGGTTTCTTCAGGGAAAGGTACTCGAGACACGTTCGGCTGGGTCTCACTGCGACGCTGAGCTTCGAACAGGTCTACAGCGTTGTCGAAGGTGACAGTGCTTCGGTGGCCGAGGTGCTCGCCCTGATCTCTGCCATCACCAATGTGCCGTTGAGGCAGGACATAGCCGTCACGGGTTCGATGAACCAGCACGGAGAAGTCCAGCCCGTGGGCGGTGTCACTGAAAAAGTTGAAGGCTTTTACAGGGCCTGCAAACTTCAGGGTCTCACCGGGACCCAGGGCGTGGTGATACCGAAGGCCAACTTGAAGAACCTCCTGCTGAAGGACGAAGTTCTGGAGAGTATCAAGAAAGGAGAGTTCCACATCTGGACCATAGAACACATAGACGAAGCCATCGAGCTACTCACTGGTAAGAAAGCTGGCCGAGTGACAAAAGATGGAAACTTCGAGAAAGGGTCGGTCAACTACCTGGTGGTCCAGGCGCTCAAAAAAGCTGGAAAGATCGAGAAAAGAAAGGGAGCTAAGAAGCGAAAGAAGAATCCCTAA
- a CDS encoding FmdB family zinc ribbon protein: MPLYRYVCPNCGEEQVLLMRMNDKAPQCPKCGAGMQKQIPRVQLKNTGSSCGNGSCSSCSSCTSRS; the protein is encoded by the coding sequence ATGCCGCTCTACAGATACGTTTGTCCGAACTGTGGAGAGGAACAGGTTTTGCTGATGAGAATGAACGATAAAGCCCCCCAGTGTCCAAAGTGCGGAGCTGGGATGCAAAAACAGATACCACGTGTGCAATTGAAAAACACTGGTAGTTCTTGCGGTAATGGTAGTTGTTCCAGTTGTTCTTCCTGCACTTCACGTTCCTGA
- a CDS encoding FMN-binding protein has product MRRLISSALITVLSLSLIVFMYGNSSTRTYRDGTFVAVSQADRYGYVMVTVVLENDKIKDVRIKEFDGFGVEKLYEVYGQYFPVLKEAHETLAKRIVEANSYQVDVFTGATGTSKKVMEAVKFALEKAKVEPSETKYLNGTFMGVSDFTARGHAVAWVTIENDKIVKVELEETTPSVKDGQVVTDAAGRTVWVFKGSDYPWPEFHEAKKTIAKAVVEKQTYQVDVYTGATSSSNKFIQAIQRALEWARARQ; this is encoded by the coding sequence TTGCGGAGGCTGATTTCATCTGCACTCATCACTGTGTTATCCCTCTCGCTGATCGTTTTCATGTATGGAAACAGTTCCACCAGAACTTACAGGGATGGAACGTTCGTGGCGGTTTCCCAGGCTGACAGGTACGGGTACGTCATGGTGACGGTGGTTCTGGAAAACGACAAGATCAAAGATGTCAGGATCAAAGAGTTCGATGGCTTTGGTGTCGAAAAACTCTACGAAGTCTACGGGCAGTACTTCCCAGTTCTGAAGGAAGCCCACGAAACTTTGGCAAAACGGATCGTTGAAGCGAACAGTTACCAGGTGGATGTGTTCACCGGTGCGACGGGCACTTCAAAGAAAGTGATGGAGGCGGTGAAGTTCGCTCTGGAGAAGGCTAAGGTTGAACCGAGCGAGACGAAGTATCTCAACGGCACCTTCATGGGTGTTTCTGACTTCACCGCCAGGGGTCATGCGGTGGCCTGGGTCACGATCGAGAATGATAAGATCGTCAAGGTCGAGCTCGAGGAAACCACGCCTTCCGTGAAGGACGGACAAGTGGTCACCGATGCTGCAGGGAGAACGGTGTGGGTATTCAAAGGCTCCGACTATCCGTGGCCCGAGTTCCATGAAGCCAAGAAGACCATAGCGAAAGCCGTCGTTGAGAAACAGACGTACCAGGTCGATGTGTACACCGGGGCGACTTCAAGTTCGAACAAGTTCATCCAGGCGATTCAAAGAGCACTGGAATGGGCCAGAGCGCGTCAATAA
- the mgtE gene encoding magnesium transporter, translated as MKVKVKLDIRSFIERGDFRTLKMILSQQEPADILEMIEELPPDEKIVVFRLLPKDQAAIVFSELEPDDQMALIELFKEEKLKEIISSMSPDDRAELLEEMPANVVNRLLSYLTPEERKETLSLLNYPENSAGRLTTPKCVELHPEMTVREALDKIRREGKDKETIYLMPVIDHQRKLLGVVSLEDLIFADPDGLVEQVMDEQPVYVYATTDQEEVAQIMRKYDLVAVPVVDSEQRLIGIITIDDVVDVIDEEATEDIQKMSSMVVTEQSYFHTSSWQFFTNRLPWLVVLLLLGTLSSGIIARFESLLASLPIIAAFMPAMVDTGGNIGSQISALVIRGMALGEIEQRDWWRVLLREFLIGAMLAGVLALTVLIRVVFVTRVSQVMLAVSVALFVVVVVSNIIGAVLPFIARVFRIDPAIMAGPLLTTIVDLMGIAIYFGIVNLLLSV; from the coding sequence ATGAAGGTAAAGGTGAAACTGGACATCAGGAGTTTCATCGAAAGAGGAGATTTCCGCACGTTGAAGATGATTCTCTCTCAGCAGGAGCCCGCAGACATACTCGAAATGATCGAAGAATTACCACCCGACGAAAAAATCGTCGTTTTTCGTCTTCTTCCGAAAGACCAGGCTGCGATAGTCTTCAGCGAACTCGAACCCGATGACCAGATGGCACTCATCGAACTCTTCAAAGAAGAAAAATTGAAAGAGATCATTTCTTCCATGAGCCCGGACGATCGTGCTGAGTTGCTCGAGGAAATGCCAGCCAACGTTGTGAACAGGTTGCTCTCCTACCTGACACCCGAGGAAAGAAAAGAAACCCTTTCTTTACTCAATTACCCTGAAAATTCGGCCGGTCGTTTAACGACTCCGAAGTGTGTGGAACTCCATCCAGAGATGACAGTCAGAGAGGCCCTTGACAAGATCAGGAGGGAAGGTAAAGACAAAGAGACCATCTACTTGATGCCCGTGATAGACCACCAGAGGAAACTACTCGGAGTGGTGAGTTTGGAAGATCTGATCTTTGCTGATCCAGACGGGCTCGTTGAACAGGTTATGGACGAACAGCCAGTCTACGTGTACGCAACCACGGACCAAGAAGAAGTAGCACAGATCATGAGAAAGTACGATCTCGTCGCTGTCCCTGTGGTCGACAGCGAGCAAAGGCTCATAGGTATCATCACCATAGACGACGTGGTGGACGTAATAGACGAAGAAGCGACCGAAGACATTCAAAAGATGAGCTCCATGGTTGTCACCGAGCAATCGTACTTTCATACTTCTTCTTGGCAATTTTTCACGAACCGTTTGCCGTGGCTTGTGGTACTGTTGTTGCTCGGTACTTTGAGCAGCGGTATCATCGCCAGGTTCGAATCCTTACTCGCATCCTTACCGATAATCGCGGCCTTCATGCCCGCGATGGTGGACACCGGAGGCAACATAGGCTCGCAGATATCCGCACTCGTGATAAGGGGTATGGCGCTCGGAGAGATAGAACAGAGAGACTGGTGGAGGGTGTTGCTGAGGGAGTTTCTCATTGGAGCCATGCTCGCAGGTGTACTCGCCCTGACGGTCTTGATCCGTGTTGTCTTCGTCACGAGGGTGAGTCAGGTCATGCTCGCCGTGTCGGTTGCCCTTTTTGTGGTGGTTGTTGTCTCCAACATCATCGGTGCCGTGCTGCCGTTCATCGCCAGGGTCTTCAGAATAGATCCTGCGATAATGGCCGGACCTCTACTGACAACGATTGTGGACTTGATGGGTATAGCGATATATTTTGGGATTGTGAACCTTCTGCTCTCAGTGTGA
- a CDS encoding cold-shock protein: MRGTVKWFDPKKGYGFITKKEGGDVFVHWSAVEMEGFKTLKEGQEVEFEIQEGPKGPQAAHVKVIK, encoded by the coding sequence ATGAGAGGTACTGTCAAGTGGTTTGACCCCAAAAAGGGGTACGGATTCATAACCAAGAAGGAGGGTGGAGACGTCTTCGTCCACTGGTCTGCAGTGGAAATGGAAGGCTTCAAAACCCTCAAGGAAGGTCAGGAAGTTGAGTTCGAAATCCAGGAAGGCCCCAAAGGTCCACAGGCAGCCCACGTGAAGGTTATAAAGTAA